A genome region from Jeongeupia sp. HS-3 includes the following:
- a CDS encoding ferritin-like domain-containing protein, with protein sequence MLYPQLFADLEKARWDMADDIQWDAFDASLLSDEQAMTIKMNAITEWSALPATEMFLRDNQDDSDFSAFMSIWFYEEQKHSLVLMEYLRRFRPELVPTEEELHEIRFTFDPAPALETLMLHFCGEVRLTQWYRRASDWHTEPVIKQIYKTLSTDEARHGGAYLKYMKRAIDKSGNEARIAFAKIGFLMASSARSGKPMHPTNLHVSKEHYPRDTIQSRLPNPEWLEHWLDEQIQFDKECEARVIGGILRNLSSLFGEKLETPAELNRYRKQLLSGNAV encoded by the coding sequence ATGCTTTACCCGCAATTGTTCGCCGACCTTGAAAAAGCCCGTTGGGATATGGCCGACGATATCCAATGGGATGCGTTTGACGCCAGCTTGTTATCCGACGAACAAGCGATGACGATCAAGATGAACGCGATTACCGAGTGGTCGGCGCTACCGGCGACCGAAATGTTCCTGCGTGACAATCAAGACGACAGCGATTTTTCCGCCTTCATGTCGATCTGGTTTTATGAAGAACAAAAGCACTCGCTGGTGCTGATGGAATACCTGCGCCGCTTCCGCCCGGAACTGGTGCCGACCGAGGAAGAGCTGCACGAAATCCGCTTCACCTTCGATCCGGCGCCGGCGCTGGAAACGCTGATGTTGCATTTCTGCGGCGAGGTCCGTCTGACTCAGTGGTACCGCCGTGCGTCCGACTGGCATACCGAACCGGTGATCAAGCAGATCTACAAAACGCTCTCGACCGACGAAGCGCGCCACGGCGGTGCCTATCTCAAGTACATGAAGCGGGCGATCGATAAATCAGGTAACGAGGCACGCATTGCCTTTGCCAAGATCGGCTTTCTGATGGCATCGAGTGCACGTTCGGGCAAACCGATGCATCCGACCAATTTGCATGTCAGCAAGGAACACTATCCGCGCGACACGATCCAGAGCCGTCTGCCGAATCCGGAGTGGCTGGAGCATTGGCTCGACGAGCAGATCCAGTTCGACAAGGAATGTGAGGCGCGCGTGATCGGTGGCATTTTGCGCAATCTCTCGAGCCTGTTCGGTGAGAAGCTGGAAACACCGGCCGAGCTGAATCGCTACCGCAAACAGCTGC
- the grxC gene encoding glutaredoxin 3: protein MPKVVMYSTAVCPYCVMAERLLHARGVETIEKIRIDLDPAQRDEMMQKTGRRTVPQIYIGDTHVGGYDDLAALDRAGGLTPLLEDK, encoded by the coding sequence ATGCCCAAGGTAGTGATGTACAGCACCGCCGTCTGCCCGTATTGCGTGATGGCCGAGCGCCTGTTGCATGCGCGCGGCGTCGAGACGATCGAAAAAATCCGCATCGATCTCGATCCGGCCCAACGCGATGAGATGATGCAGAAAACAGGACGACGTACCGTGCCGCAGATCTATATCGGCGATACGCATGTTGGCGGCTATGACGATCTGGCGGCGCTCGATCGCGCCGGCGGCTTGACGCCACTGCTCGAAGACAAATGA
- the secB gene encoding protein-export chaperone SecB produces MSEENQAAENQPVFAIQKIYVKDVSVESPNAPQAFLEQLQPEFNIQFRNEARGFDNGFYEVSLTVTAQAQVEDRTVFLIEATQAGLFQIEHVPAEEMDPLLGIGAPSILFPYLRETVSDLTTRAGFPPLLLQPINFEAIYLQQRAQQAAQQQAGTEETTH; encoded by the coding sequence ATGAGCGAAGAAAACCAAGCAGCGGAAAACCAGCCCGTTTTCGCGATCCAGAAGATCTATGTAAAGGATGTCTCGGTTGAATCGCCGAACGCGCCGCAAGCCTTCCTTGAGCAACTGCAGCCTGAATTCAATATTCAGTTCCGCAACGAAGCCCGCGGCTTTGACAATGGCTTCTACGAAGTCAGCCTGACTGTCACCGCGCAAGCCCAGGTTGAAGACCGCACCGTGTTCCTGATCGAAGCCACCCAAGCGGGCCTGTTCCAGATCGAGCACGTGCCGGCCGAGGAAATGGATCCGCTGCTGGGTATTGGTGCCCCGAGCATTCTGTTCCCGTACCTGCGTGAAACCGTATCGGATCTGACCACCCGTGCAGGCTTCCCGCCGCTCTTGCTGCAGCCGATCAACTTCGAGGCGATCTATCTGCAGCAACGTGCACAGCAAGCGGCCCAGCAGCAGGCAGGTACTGAAGAAACCACGCACTAA
- a CDS encoding NAD(P)H-dependent glycerol-3-phosphate dehydrogenase, whose amino-acid sequence MKLAVLGAGAWGTALAIRFAEQCDVTLWSRDVDQIDTMRTERTNPRYLPDAPFPRSLAVSASLAETVDAADCILIVTPMSGLRGTLRALRELGATAPVLWACKGLEAGTMKFPHEVAAEEMDPTVPRGMLSGPSFAQEVAKGLPGAVTIAATDADFARRIVEALNTTVLRLYASDDLIGVEIGAAVKNVLAIAAGVCDGLGYGLNARAALLTRGLAEMSRFGAALGARAETFMGLAGIGDLLLTATGDLSRNRRVGLKLAEGLTLDQALASLGHVAEGVPTAREVHRQAQALGVDMPITAAVCRLLFDGATVPEIVNTLMERAPKMEAPR is encoded by the coding sequence ATGAAACTTGCCGTACTCGGCGCGGGTGCCTGGGGCACTGCACTGGCGATACGCTTTGCCGAACAATGCGACGTGACGCTATGGAGTCGCGATGTCGACCAGATCGACACCATGCGGACCGAGCGCACCAATCCGCGTTACCTGCCCGACGCGCCGTTTCCGCGCTCGCTCGCGGTCAGCGCCTCGCTGGCCGAAACCGTCGACGCTGCCGATTGCATTCTGATCGTGACTCCCATGTCCGGCCTGCGCGGCACCTTGCGCGCACTGCGGGAACTCGGCGCGACCGCGCCGGTGCTGTGGGCGTGCAAGGGGCTTGAAGCCGGGACGATGAAGTTTCCGCACGAAGTGGCCGCCGAAGAGATGGATCCGACGGTGCCGCGCGGCATGCTCTCGGGGCCAAGCTTTGCGCAGGAAGTCGCCAAGGGCCTGCCCGGCGCAGTGACAATTGCCGCGACCGATGCCGACTTTGCCCGCCGTATCGTCGAAGCGCTGAACACCACGGTGCTGCGACTTTACGCCAGCGACGATCTGATCGGCGTTGAAATCGGCGCGGCGGTAAAGAATGTGCTGGCGATCGCCGCTGGCGTCTGCGATGGCCTCGGCTACGGCCTGAACGCCCGCGCGGCGCTGCTGACGCGTGGCCTCGCCGAGATGAGCCGCTTTGGCGCTGCGCTGGGCGCACGGGCCGAAACCTTTATGGGTCTCGCCGGCATCGGCGATCTGCTGCTGACCGCAACCGGCGATTTGTCCCGCAACCGCCGGGTCGGGCTCAAGCTCGCCGAGGGGCTGACGCTGGATCAGGCGCTCGCCAGCCTCGGCCACGTCGCCGAAGGCGTGCCAACGGCGCGCGAAGTGCACCGCCAGGCACAGGCGCTGGGCGTCGACATGCCGATCACCGCAGCGGTCTGTCGTCTCTTGTTCGACGGCGCAACCGTGCCGGAGATCGTCAATACCTTGATGGAGCGTGCCCCGAAAATGGAAGCGCCACGGTGA
- a CDS encoding metallophosphoesterase: protein MKLRYALLSDIHGNLAALDAVLADLADWPEATMLELGDTLYGPLDPRGTWLRLLEESESRRVIGINGNQDREVIARLPSATMDYVHEQLGSVGVEWLRRRPANVLVDNLVYICHGKPGDDGRYWLEDLDAGLRALGDINADAAGIAAEVLVCGHSHIPRAITLPDGRMIINPGSVGLPAFRDQHPTHAMQTGAPLARYARIEATDRGWLIDHRAIPYDHELAVEQALDRDRLDWAQWLSSGWA, encoded by the coding sequence GTGAAACTGCGCTATGCGCTGCTCTCGGACATCCACGGCAACCTCGCCGCGCTCGATGCCGTGCTCGCCGATCTGGCCGACTGGCCCGAGGCGACCATGCTCGAACTTGGCGACACGCTGTACGGGCCGCTCGATCCGCGCGGTACCTGGCTGCGTTTGCTGGAGGAATCCGAGTCGCGGCGCGTGATCGGCATCAACGGCAATCAGGATAGAGAAGTCATTGCTCGCCTGCCGTCGGCGACGATGGACTACGTTCACGAGCAGCTCGGCAGCGTCGGCGTCGAATGGTTAAGACGGCGGCCTGCGAACGTGCTGGTCGATAACCTCGTCTACATCTGCCACGGCAAGCCGGGTGACGATGGCCGCTACTGGCTGGAAGACCTTGACGCCGGGCTGCGCGCGCTCGGCGATATCAACGCCGACGCCGCCGGTATCGCCGCCGAAGTGCTGGTGTGCGGCCACAGCCATATTCCACGGGCGATTACGCTGCCGGATGGGCGCATGATCATCAATCCCGGCAGTGTCGGCCTGCCGGCGTTCCGCGATCAACACCCGACCCATGCGATGCAGACCGGTGCGCCACTGGCGCGCTATGCGCGGATCGAAGCCACCGACAGAGGCTGGCTGATCGATCACCGGGCGATTCCGTATGACCACGAATTGGCGGTCGAGCAGGCGCTGGATCGCGACCGGCTCGACTGGGCCCAATGGCTCTCCTCCGGCTGGGCGTAG
- the bioH gene encoding pimeloyl-ACP methyl ester esterase BioH, producing MNLYFDTLGRGDDVVWLHGWAMNGAVWRDSVSGLVDEACHHLVDLPGHGRSGTDEALSLAMMVDALDAAFPYPVHVVGWSLGGAVAAAWAARSPDKLRSLTLVASSPCFMQRPDWRSAMPEKTLAQFAASLQDDWRGTLKRFISLQAMGDDAARAVARRLGDELFEHGEPGLAALSEGLAILRDTDLRADIGRLTLPVLLQFGDRDTLTPLPAGAWLAQALPQAELIVHRSAAHVPFISHRDAFVSAQRRFLASI from the coding sequence ATGAATCTGTACTTCGATACGCTCGGACGCGGCGACGACGTCGTCTGGCTGCACGGCTGGGCAATGAACGGCGCCGTCTGGCGCGATAGCGTCAGCGGGCTGGTCGATGAGGCTTGCCACCATCTGGTCGACCTGCCCGGCCATGGCCGCAGCGGGACCGACGAGGCATTGTCGCTGGCGATGATGGTCGATGCGCTCGACGCGGCATTTCCGTATCCGGTGCACGTGGTCGGCTGGAGTCTGGGCGGCGCGGTCGCGGCGGCATGGGCGGCAAGGTCGCCCGACAAGCTGCGCTCGCTGACCTTGGTCGCATCCAGCCCCTGCTTCATGCAGCGCCCCGACTGGCGCAGTGCGATGCCGGAAAAGACGCTGGCGCAGTTTGCCGCCAGCCTGCAGGACGACTGGCGCGGGACGCTCAAGCGCTTTATCAGCCTGCAGGCGATGGGCGACGACGCGGCGCGCGCGGTTGCCCGGCGTCTGGGGGACGAGCTGTTCGAGCATGGCGAACCGGGTCTGGCGGCACTGAGCGAGGGCTTGGCGATCCTGCGCGACACCGATCTGCGCGCCGACATCGGCCGCCTGACGCTACCGGTGCTGCTGCAATTCGGCGACCGCGATACGCTGACGCCGCTACCGGCCGGCGCCTGGCTGGCGCAAGCGCTGCCGCAGGCCGAACTGATCGTCCATCGCAGCGCGGCGCATGTGCCCTTCATCTCGCATCGCGACGCATTCGTTTCGGCGCAGCGGCGGTTTCTGGCTTCGATTTAA
- the bioF gene encoding 8-amino-7-oxononanoate synthase, with the protein MPFTALAADLDARRATHLYRQRRIVQGPQGAQIDVDGRRLANFCSNDYLGLANHPDIVAAAQAGAARWGVGSGASHLVCGHTAAHEAMETRLAAFVGKPAALSLATGYMANLAAVTALVGRGDAIFADKLNHASLNDACQLSNAAFKRFAHNDLEQLERLLATTDARRRLIVVDAVFSMDGDCAPLAEIIRLAERYDAWVYADDAHGFGVLGEGRGSAVGIDSPRLIYMATLGKAAGVAGAFIAAEPVVIDYLVNTARPYIYTTAAPALLAEAVLVSVDLIEREGWRRERLNEHIATLRAALVSTPAQLLPSHTPIQPLLVADSAVALALADGLRDAGHWVAAIRPPTVPTPRLRICLSAAHMAADVAKLGADLAGLLNGHVK; encoded by the coding sequence ATGCCTTTCACCGCTCTCGCCGCCGATCTCGACGCCCGTCGCGCCACGCACCTGTACCGGCAGCGCCGCATCGTGCAGGGGCCGCAAGGTGCGCAGATCGACGTCGATGGTCGGCGGCTGGCCAACTTCTGCAGCAACGACTACCTCGGCCTTGCCAACCATCCCGACATCGTCGCCGCGGCACAAGCGGGAGCGGCGCGCTGGGGCGTCGGCAGCGGTGCATCGCATCTGGTCTGCGGTCATACCGCCGCGCACGAGGCGATGGAAACGCGGCTGGCGGCCTTCGTCGGCAAGCCGGCGGCGCTGTCGCTGGCGACCGGCTATATGGCCAATCTCGCCGCCGTCACCGCGCTCGTTGGCCGTGGCGACGCGATCTTTGCCGACAAGCTCAACCACGCTTCGCTGAACGACGCGTGCCAATTGTCGAATGCCGCATTCAAGCGCTTTGCCCATAACGATCTCGAACAGCTCGAACGTCTGCTGGCGACCACCGACGCCCGACGCCGGCTGATCGTCGTCGACGCGGTCTTCAGCATGGACGGCGATTGCGCGCCGCTGGCCGAGATCATCCGGCTGGCCGAGCGCTACGATGCTTGGGTCTATGCCGACGATGCGCACGGTTTCGGCGTACTCGGCGAGGGCCGCGGCAGCGCGGTCGGCATCGATTCGCCACGGCTGATTTATATGGCGACGCTCGGCAAGGCCGCCGGCGTGGCCGGTGCCTTCATTGCGGCCGAGCCGGTGGTGATCGACTACCTGGTCAACACGGCCCGGCCCTACATCTACACCACCGCCGCGCCGGCGCTGCTGGCCGAAGCGGTGCTGGTCAGTGTCGATCTGATCGAACGCGAGGGCTGGCGCCGCGAGCGGCTGAACGAACATATCGCAACCCTGCGTGCTGCGCTGGTGTCGACGCCGGCACAACTATTGCCATCACACACGCCGATCCAGCCGCTGCTCGTCGCCGACAGCGCCGTGGCCCTGGCGCTGGCCGACGGACTGCGCGACGCCGGCCACTGGGTCGCGGCGATCCGGCCGCCGACGGTGCCGACGCCACGGCTGCGCATCTGCCTTTCCGCTGCACACATGGCCGCCGACGTTGCCAAGCTAGGCGCCGATCTGGCCGGTTTACTCAATGGGCACGTGAAATGA
- a CDS encoding sigma-54 dependent transcriptional regulator, with protein MKVLFIDDEEMIRHASCQTLNLAGFNVEGLADAESALPLLQANFPGVIVCDVRLPGIDGLQFLARSVAQDPELPVVLVTGHGDVAMAVQAMRAGAYDFIEKPFSSEQLIEVVRRAIEKRTLVLENRQLRRELQRRSGIEATLLGKGPSIEQLRRRITDLASTDADVLVFGETGTGKELVARCLHRYSDRADKPFVALNCGALPEQLFESEIFGHEAGAFTGAAKRRIGKIEYASGGTLFLDEIESMPLALQVKLLRVLQERELERVGGNEVIPVDCRIVTATKCDLKQLSEQGKFRLDLYYRLNVVTLNLSPLRERCEDIPLLFEHFVLQAALRYHRPAPIVSQGRVRELMLHGWDGNVRELRNVADRFVLGLLDDAPASEVPLDLPALVERFERNLIDDAMQRAGGQVSAASVSLGMPRKTLYDKIKRYGLGRDSE; from the coding sequence ATGAAAGTGCTGTTTATCGACGACGAGGAAATGATCCGCCACGCCAGCTGCCAGACGCTGAACCTGGCGGGGTTCAATGTGGAAGGACTGGCCGACGCCGAATCGGCGCTGCCGCTGCTGCAGGCCAACTTCCCCGGCGTGATCGTGTGCGATGTGCGCCTGCCCGGCATCGACGGCCTGCAATTTTTGGCGCGCAGCGTGGCGCAGGATCCGGAACTGCCGGTGGTGCTGGTCACTGGGCACGGCGATGTGGCGATGGCGGTGCAGGCGATGCGCGCCGGTGCGTACGACTTCATCGAAAAGCCGTTCTCGTCCGAGCAATTGATCGAAGTGGTGCGGCGGGCGATCGAAAAACGCACGCTGGTGCTGGAAAACCGCCAGCTGCGCCGCGAGCTGCAACGCCGCAGCGGTATCGAGGCGACGCTGCTCGGCAAGGGGCCGAGCATCGAACAACTGCGGCGACGGATCACCGACCTCGCTTCGACCGATGCCGACGTGCTGGTGTTCGGCGAAACCGGCACCGGCAAGGAGCTGGTCGCGCGCTGCCTGCACCGTTACAGCGATCGCGCCGACAAGCCCTTTGTCGCGCTCAATTGCGGCGCCTTGCCCGAACAGCTGTTCGAGAGCGAAATCTTCGGCCATGAGGCCGGCGCGTTCACCGGCGCGGCCAAACGGCGCATCGGCAAGATCGAATACGCCAGCGGCGGCACGCTGTTTCTCGACGAAATCGAGAGCATGCCGCTGGCGCTGCAAGTGAAGCTGCTGCGGGTGCTGCAGGAACGCGAGCTGGAGCGCGTTGGCGGCAACGAGGTGATTCCGGTCGATTGCCGCATCGTCACCGCGACCAAGTGCGATCTCAAGCAGCTGAGCGAGCAGGGCAAGTTCCGCCTCGATCTGTATTACCGGCTCAATGTGGTGACCTTGAACCTGTCGCCGCTGCGCGAGCGCTGCGAGGATATTCCGCTGCTGTTCGAGCATTTCGTGCTGCAGGCGGCGCTGCGCTATCACCGGCCGGCGCCGATCGTCTCGCAGGGCCGGGTGCGCGAGCTGATGCTGCACGGCTGGGATGGCAATGTGCGCGAGCTGCGCAACGTCGCCGACCGCTTCGTGCTCGGCCTGCTCGACGATGCGCCGGCGAGCGAAGTGCCGCTCGATCTGCCGGCGCTGGTCGAACGTTTCGAGCGCAATCTGATCGACGACGCGATGCAGCGCGCCGGCGGCCAGGTCAGCGCCGCCAGCGTCTCGCTCGGCATGCCGCGCAAGACGCTGTATGACAAGATCAAGCGCTATGGCCTGGGTCGCGACAGCGAGTAG
- a CDS encoding ATP-binding protein: MLRPARVLVSLAVLCAALGLLWLVAAWSERSETERVRDAGRHRLDVYAGSLRNAVDRYAYLPFLLSTHPDLAALLRAPGDAALIDKVNRYLVVNNRSAQASVLYLLDAQGKAIAASNWDTPQSYVGNNYAFRPYYLQAREGHAGRFYGVGFTTRLPGYFLSYPVQDGNKVIGVVVAKVSLDALERNWRDGGEHMLVADRHGVTFLSTDAGWKWHSLTPLPDETLRYIADTHQYGRTSFPPLGLTQRSRIDADTERASLRTAQRSSEVLLQTKALPDLDWQIILLSDLAPVQRVVRNSVIGSGLGLLALLSWLLFWRQRRRRIRDNLLASAALKQAHDELEHKVAERTRDLVDTNVKLQREIAERTRSETNLRAAQNELIQAGKLAVLGQMAAGVTHELNQPLTAMRSLAENARQLLDRGNDDEVRRNLGFIAQLTERMGKITGQLRSFARKSDGKVEPVLVHAAITHALLLLEQRVRQQQVRLEIHQGDQDLRVSGNLVRLEQVLINLLRNALDAVQTSRQPAISVDVCQLGDLVRITIADNGPGIAEAQLPVIFDPFFTTKSDSEGLGLGLAISLSIVRDFGGRLTAGNRPEGGAYFEVELSAVAWKP, from the coding sequence ATGTTGCGGCCGGCGCGCGTTCTGGTTTCGCTGGCGGTGCTGTGCGCCGCGCTCGGCCTGCTGTGGCTGGTCGCGGCGTGGAGCGAGCGTAGCGAGACCGAGCGCGTACGCGATGCCGGCCGGCATCGGCTCGATGTCTACGCCGGCAGCTTGCGCAACGCGGTCGATCGTTACGCCTATCTGCCCTTCCTGCTGTCGACCCATCCCGATCTGGCCGCCTTGCTGCGCGCGCCGGGCGATGCGGCGCTGATCGACAAGGTCAATCGCTATCTGGTGGTGAACAACCGCAGCGCGCAAGCGTCGGTGCTGTACCTGCTGGATGCGCAGGGCAAGGCGATCGCCGCCAGCAACTGGGATACGCCGCAGAGCTATGTCGGCAACAACTACGCGTTCCGGCCGTATTACCTGCAGGCGCGCGAAGGCCATGCCGGGCGTTTTTACGGTGTCGGTTTTACCACGCGCCTGCCGGGTTACTTTCTTTCCTATCCGGTGCAGGATGGCAACAAGGTGATCGGCGTCGTCGTCGCCAAGGTCAGCCTCGACGCGCTCGAGCGTAACTGGCGCGACGGGGGCGAACACATGCTGGTGGCCGACCGCCACGGCGTGACCTTCCTCTCGACCGACGCCGGCTGGAAATGGCACAGCCTGACGCCGCTGCCGGACGAAACGCTGCGTTACATCGCCGATACGCACCAGTACGGGCGCACCAGCTTTCCGCCGCTGGGGCTGACGCAGCGCTCGCGCATCGACGCCGACACCGAGCGCGCCAGCCTGCGTACCGCGCAGCGCAGCAGCGAGGTGCTGTTGCAAACCAAGGCGCTGCCCGATCTCGATTGGCAGATCATCCTGCTGAGCGATCTGGCACCGGTGCAGCGTGTGGTGCGCAACAGCGTGATCGGCAGCGGGCTCGGTCTGCTGGCGCTGTTGTCGTGGCTGCTGTTCTGGCGCCAGCGCCGGCGGCGCATCCGCGACAATCTGCTCGCCAGCGCCGCGCTGAAGCAGGCGCACGACGAACTCGAACACAAGGTGGCCGAGCGCACCCGCGATCTGGTCGATACCAATGTCAAACTGCAACGCGAGATCGCCGAGCGCACCCGCTCGGAAACCAATCTGCGCGCCGCACAGAACGAGCTGATCCAGGCCGGCAAGCTGGCGGTGCTCGGACAAATGGCCGCCGGGGTGACGCACGAGCTGAACCAGCCGTTGACGGCGATGCGTTCGCTGGCCGAGAACGCACGCCAGCTCCTCGATCGCGGCAATGACGACGAAGTGCGCCGCAACCTCGGCTTTATCGCCCAACTGACCGAACGGATGGGCAAGATCACCGGCCAGTTGCGCTCGTTCGCGCGCAAGAGCGACGGCAAGGTCGAACCGGTGCTGGTGCATGCGGCGATCACCCATGCCCTGCTGCTGCTCGAACAGCGTGTGCGCCAGCAGCAGGTGCGGCTGGAGATCCATCAGGGCGATCAGGACTTGCGCGTCTCGGGCAATCTGGTGCGGCTGGAACAGGTGCTGATCAATTTGTTGCGCAACGCGCTCGACGCGGTGCAAACGTCGCGGCAACCGGCGATAAGCGTCGATGTGTGCCAGTTGGGCGATCTGGTCAGGATCACCATCGCCGACAACGGCCCGGGCATAGCCGAGGCGCAGCTGCCGGTGATCTTCGACCCGTTCTTTACCACCAAGTCCGACAGCGAAGGCCTGGGCCTCGGCTTGGCGATTTCGCTGTCCATCGTCCGCGATTTCGGCGGCCGCCTCACCGCCGGTAACCGGCCCGAAGGCGGCGCATATTTCGAGGTCGAGCTGTCGGCCGTCGCCTGGAAGCCTTGA
- a CDS encoding ABC transporter ATP-binding protein, with the protein MTTQIKIEHVNKVFKTSGDDVVALRDINLEIPEGQFVCLLGPSGCGKSTLLNAVAGFSHPSSGTISVDGQIVTDTGPERGMVFQEYALFPWMTVAQNIAFGLKIKRSEPAVIDAKVAELLAMLKLTEFRDRYPKDLSGGMRQRVAIARILALDSPIMLMDEPFGALDALTRRSLQDELLKIWAAYKKTILFVTHSIEESIYLADRIIVLTYRPGTVKRDVLVDIPRPRDPSAAAFNALKRELAELVMEEQQRHQSAELLGLTAD; encoded by the coding sequence ATGACGACACAAATCAAGATCGAGCACGTCAACAAGGTGTTCAAGACGTCGGGCGACGATGTGGTCGCGCTGCGCGACATCAATCTCGAGATCCCGGAGGGCCAGTTCGTCTGCCTGCTCGGGCCGTCGGGCTGCGGCAAGTCGACGCTGCTCAACGCCGTGGCCGGGTTTTCGCACCCGAGCAGCGGCACGATCAGCGTTGACGGCCAGATCGTCACCGACACCGGGCCGGAACGCGGCATGGTGTTTCAGGAGTACGCATTGTTCCCGTGGATGACCGTGGCGCAGAACATTGCCTTCGGCCTCAAGATCAAACGCAGCGAGCCGGCGGTGATCGACGCCAAGGTGGCCGAGCTGCTGGCGATGCTCAAGCTCACCGAGTTCCGCGATCGTTATCCGAAGGATCTCTCCGGCGGCATGCGCCAGCGCGTGGCGATTGCGCGTATTCTGGCGCTCGACTCGCCCATCATGCTGATGGACGAACCGTTCGGCGCGCTTGATGCGCTGACGCGACGCAGCCTGCAGGACGAGTTGCTGAAAATCTGGGCTGCATATAAAAAGACCATCCTGTTCGTCACCCACAGCATCGAGGAGTCGATTTATCTCGCCGACCGCATCATCGTGCTTACCTACCGCCCCGGCACCGTCAAACGCGACGTGCTGGTCGATATTCCGCGCCCGCGCGATCCAAGCGCGGCAGCGTTCAACGCGCTCAAGCGCGAACTGGCGGAACTGGTGATGGAAGAACAGCAACGACATCAAAGCGCCGAATTGCTCGGCCTGACCGCCGATTGA
- a CDS encoding ABC transporter permease, with the protein MNTLHKTARGIWVPLLVVALWQGAAMAGWLNPQILPSPWQVLVRWYAYLMPLEAHDPAQMSKLAWLFSGELIHDALGSLYRVVVGFVIGAVLALPLGLLMGASQRVYGWFNPLMQVLRPIPPIAYIPLSILWFGLGNAPAIFLIAIGAFFPVLMNTIAGVRHVDSIYLRAARNLGAGQWTMFTKVILPAATPYILSGARIGVGTAFIVVIVSEMIAVNNGLGFRILEAREYFWSDKIIAGMFSIGLLGLAIDTAMNALNNHLLRWHRGLEH; encoded by the coding sequence ATGAATACATTGCATAAAACGGCGCGCGGTATCTGGGTGCCGCTCCTGGTGGTCGCGCTGTGGCAGGGCGCGGCGATGGCCGGCTGGCTCAACCCGCAGATCCTGCCCTCGCCGTGGCAGGTGCTGGTGCGCTGGTATGCCTATCTGATGCCGCTGGAGGCGCACGATCCGGCGCAGATGTCCAAGCTGGCGTGGCTGTTTTCGGGCGAGCTGATTCACGACGCGCTCGGCAGCCTGTACCGGGTGGTGGTCGGCTTCGTGATTGGCGCGGTGCTGGCCTTGCCGCTGGGCCTCTTGATGGGGGCGAGCCAGCGCGTCTACGGCTGGTTCAATCCGCTGATGCAGGTACTGCGGCCGATTCCGCCGATCGCCTATATCCCGCTCTCGATCCTGTGGTTCGGCCTCGGCAACGCCCCGGCGATCTTCCTGATCGCCATCGGCGCCTTCTTCCCGGTGCTGATGAACACCATCGCCGGCGTCCGTCACGTCGATTCGATCTACCTGCGTGCGGCGCGCAACCTTGGCGCCGGGCAATGGACGATGTTCACCAAGGTGATCCTGCCGGCGGCGACGCCGTACATTCTTTCGGGCGCGCGGATCGGCGTCGGCACGGCCTTCATCGTCGTCATCGTTTCGGAAATGATCGCGGTCAACAACGGCCTCGGCTTCCGGATTCTGGAGGCGCGCGAGTACTTCTGGTCCGACAAGATCATCGCCGGCATGTTCTCCATCGGCCTCTTGGGGCTGGCGATCGATACGGCGATGAATGCGCTGAACAACCATCTGCTGCGCTGGCACCGCGGTCTGGAACATTGA